Genomic DNA from Gossypium hirsutum isolate 1008001.06 chromosome A01, Gossypium_hirsutum_v2.1, whole genome shotgun sequence:
AACAATCTCTCGATTTCCTTACCGATTACATCGATATCGTCCCTCAAGTTCGACCATTCACATACCTCGGTATCCATGTCCGGTTTCTTGTTTTCACTTACCAGTGATTTGTGCAAGCTATCTTCGAGCTCTAGTATGTTCCACTTCGGAATAATTTTTCTTACAAGCTTCTTTATCCATGGGAATTGATCTGTATATTGTTGATGGATCTCGAGTAGCTCCAAATTGATCCTATCGAACATCAGCCTCCTTTCGGCCCTTGACCAAGAATTCAGATTATGGTATTTTTTCTCGAGTTCTTCGAATACTGTTGGATTCACCGGACATTCTGGAGAATGCCATGTTGCTAAGAAGGTATCGAGGTCGGCTCCATTGATTCCGGAATCAACCAAGACATCAACTATGTATACAGACTCCAAATTCTTTTCAGCCGTTGCTAACTGAATAGATACTCGATCACCACCATCGTCGCTTGAAAGAAGCATCGTTCCTTCTTCATATGCCTCAGTTTCGAGTTTTAATAGTTGCAGTTGCATACGAAGGCCTAATAAAACATACGTAAAAGATAGGATCACAAGTAAACACGAGATAGACACGGAATGAACAAGAGTTGTGAATTACCATGGAGGTCAGCACTAATGCTTTCAAAGCATTCAGAACCGGATGATAAATCATCGGCGAAAGGAGCTTCAATGACTGAAATCGGACTCGGTTGATCTCCCTCCTTAGAGCCTGCTCGAGATCCTAGTTCTGATACAGATGGTTCCTGCATTTATTAAACCGAGTATTAGAATGTGTGTATTTGGAAACAGACGAACTAAAACATCATTCGAATGAAAAATGAATACCTTGGGCTCCAAGTTACATACATCACCACTAGAAACATCAGCATTCACTGAAGGAGGAGCAGATAATTCCGTGTCCGAAGGCTTTTTCGGATCATTAACTTCCAATGTGTTCTCAAGAACAGAACTGGAATCCATCGCAATGCTAGCAGATTCTCCGGACGATTGATGTGGGGTGATAACAAAATCCGGAGAAGTGTCGCTATTTTCCTTGATACTACTGGAACTACTACTCGAAAATCTAGATTTATTACCACGGGATCGTTGGTTACTGGTAACCAAAGAAGCTTCCCTTGGATTAAAATTGCCTTTTACTGCTTTTGGGATCACATACTTGTCTCTACGTAGACTTCCATGTCGAGTACCTATTCTAGGACTTCCAAAGTCAGTAGAAGAAGCCGGAACAGATCGTGATCTTGAAAGATTACCGAGACATCCATCTTTCCAACCGTCCCTACTGCTAATCCCTAAAGGTTCGTTCCACACTGCTGGCCGAGAACTATCACCGATCTTACTGCATCCTTCTCCAACAACCGAGCTACTCGAATTAGCTGAGCTCGTTTCCCTATCAGAGATAGCAAGCATTTCACCGAGTGTACTACCCCGACTAACCATTTGCACCTCTTgagacccatgtgttaatttccACCTCTCAGATAATCGCTTCTTAGCCTCTCTACTAACCAATGATTCACTAGAACGGGATGATAGCCTCCTATGTTGTTTATCCCTGTAGGATGATGTTACATCGGAATCGTTTGTAGATTCAGAACCGGATGCATCACATGAACTCTCATCCCCTGCATATCCTCGAAACTTAGAAGTTGAAATTTTCATCGAGCCATCGTTAAAGCTATTTTTTATTTGCCGAGTAATCTCCTTCGCCATTTCCCTCGATTCCCTAGAATTATGCCTTGAAAACCCGATATCTTGTTGAACCTTTTTCTTGCGCCATATTTCTGTCTCCCTACTCTCAATACCTGAAATTTCAAGGTGTTCGATGCCTTCAGATGGAAAATGATGAGAATAACAAGGTGATGAAGCATTTCTAGTAGAATTCCGTGATTTCCCGAGATTTGGTTTCAATACAACAATTCTTGTCGGTAGAATAGTTGGCTCGTTTTTTTCGTCTAATTGAAACATAGGTGACTCAGGACGATTAGGAGCTGTGTATTTCCCATACAAGTGATGACCTTGAGGAGATTTACTACGGTGCTTCGATTGACCATCGTCATTGTTTAGAGTGCGTGATGACTTCATGACCGATATTCGACCACAATGAAACTGCGATGGCACACCTTGCAGATCATGCAAATGCTTAGCGAATAATGAATCCGGTTGCTCGAGGAATTTCAACAAAAGATCCGTGTTGGAATTTAACACCTCGAGTGTATCATCAAATTCCTCAGAATCCCGAAGCTTTTCATCGGTCGAAAACCGTTTAGCCTCCATAAACTTCTGTTGAATAAAAGCAACCTCAGCATCAGATAGCTTCGAGTTTACAGTCCCCAGCGAAGAATAACCACCGCCGCTCCTCTCCATTTTAGATACTTCAAAAACATCTTTAAACTCCGGTTCCTCTTTCAAGTTTCTCCTAGAAGATCGCCGGTTATAAAATCCGGCACCCTCAGCTCGTTTTTGTTCAGGTGGTAATCCATCAAGCCCCATCAATCTAGCTATAACGCTCGAAGATCGTCTTCGAGATTCGATTTCTTTCGACATTTCTCGTGCTAACAACTTCTTCATCGGGATCCCACTTGATTGTTTTGAAGATCTCAAACCCAACTCAAACATTaactataaaaaaacataaacataattGGCATTCACATGACTATTCAATAGTATCTAAAGCTAAAATGAGTATTAATTCTAATCATATAGTAAAAAAATCATCACCTGATCTTGGTCTTTACTATTACTAATGGAGGTAGCAGAATCAGATGTCAAATTTGgaaattttctctgtttttgaaCCTGTTTGTTtcctgagaaagaaaaattccTATAAAAGTATTAGGATAAGCTGTTCCATGAGTAAAGAAAAGGTTAAGGCTTTAAAACTATTTTAGAAGCTAAGCTTTTAAAAGCCATGAAATCATATAGTAAAAAATGCATGCTAGATAgagaaatgattaaaataattaagataaatttTCAAGGATAAGTGTGagcaaaaaaaatatatagcATTATTGAAAGCTTTAACATTTAACTGGTGAGAAactaaagaagaaaaaacaacCAATGCGGGAAAATGTTGTGTTTGGTAACTAAGAAAATGCAGGAAAGTAGGATTAAGACCCAGAAAATTTTTGAACTTACTAAATTCACCagaataaaagaggaaaaaaaatggaATCTTGATATAATAAAGgaacgaaaattttaaaaaagaaaaagaagaagaaaaaaactttGATATAATAAAGGaacgaaaaattttaaaaagaagaagaaaaaaactttCTTTTGCCTCGGATTCCCCAAAACCAAGCAAAAATATcacttcaaaataaatttaaaaaattaaaaaagagaaaagCGAACCTCTTGTTGAAGAAAGTTGAAAATGAGTGAAGTTTAGATCATCAGAGAAGCTCGAAATCTTAGGCCTTCGATGCCCAAATGGCTCCATTTTTCACTCATTTAACTCTAAacccagaaaaaaaaaaccagaaatcTAAAACGGAAATTTAGAGGGAAAATcacgaattttgaaagaaagtagaagaaaaattttgattgtttttagAAAAAAGGGTAAGTGGAAAGAAATGTTAGCAGAGAGGTGAAAACGGAGAGCGTGAGAACGGCGGCAATAAAGAAGGGTCCGTTGAAGAAAGttgaaagctttttttttttttctcttttgaacaTTCAAATGCTGAAAGAgaaacagagagagagagagaggggttAAGGCAAGGGGGGGGGGGTGACCCTGCGCGGGCAAGTGGAGATCCCCATGCCCTTGTCTTGTCCCTACCTTAACTAATTTGTCTACgtgtctttttttttctctttgatggataaattattttctatcttaattaaaataataataatataatttttagtctttgaattttataattaggTCTATGTCCGTATTTATATTTTacggtttatttttgtttttgaacttgaaaattagatcaattttgatacttaaatttaGATTCTATCAATATTTGATAATGTTATTGTTCTAGAATTGATCGATATAACAATTTTAACAAAGGGTTAAATCAATTTGACTCGAAAACTTAttgaaattggtaaaaataaaaaatcgagaCAGAAATCGATAGTTGATTAGGttgaactaatttaataaaatttatattttaaaaaaatatatatttttatgaatttttaatatttatttaattagtattGGTTTGACGATTGAACCAATTAAACTGATTGAATCGAGAATTGATGGTTTGATCTATTCAACTACTGGTCCAATTATTAAAACATTGAACGTGACACTATCACATTATATCATATTATAATCtaaggtaaaaaaaataattgtaaaaatataaaacttgcGCTTTTATAATAGTGTCAAAAAAAAGAGTCATTAGGTAAAGGGATCGATCCATTTATGAATTTTAGTTGCTCAAAAGTACTTTTAACTCGATTTAGATTTAATTGAAGTTTTTTTATACgagaaaattaaatttaaaaagtttttttaaagtttttttgggagttaaaacttatttttttattttttattttccaacataaattatttatggtataatatgaaattttcatttttatttttaactattattttatcaaaatattttcttttattaatctcattataagttttaaCCATATCTGTTCCTTTTTAACATAATGTCTAAAACTACTCATAGTCTCTCCTCAACCCatgaataggaggataatgcatttcAGTACACTCGAACTCACATTctcctgcattggcaacaatacCCATGCCAgtcgaattaaaatttaatcgacaaaaatttataatttttaggtACAAAAACAAAACTgtatttattaatttctttatttgCTTTTGCTTAAGAGGTTAAACAACATTTgagataagaaaaaaaaattggaaatggCTATAACATTTGAtagttaataattataatttaattgcaactaactaatttaataatagattaatttatagtgaatgaGATATGCATTAGGTAAATCAATAATTTTAAGACAAAATCAAGTCCAAACaatgacaattttttaaaattaaaaaaaaatactatttactAACAttattagaggcttaattatcactCCAAATCACCTTATTTGCAAGTAAACATGACTTTAGGCAATATTATTAAGGTAAATTAATTGATTTGAAAACAAGTTTGTCATTTCTTGCAAgccaaattaaatctctaagggTTAATAATTAATGTTTGGGTTAGTATTCGGTATATTTACagtatatttgttttatttcataAACAGTTTTGAAAAATTGTCacgtgtttattttttaaatattttactgtACTCTTATAGAACACTCACCAACTCTTTGACTTTACTTGTGTAATTTAAAAGCTTCACGGATAGTGATGTTTTAGCAAcactttttaattatatatattaatatatgttctTTTTGACTCATAGCTCTTTTTTAAGTACTCGAACCCACATCTTCTTATATTGACAATAATGTCTATCTTAATTGGATTAAGATTCAATCAGTAATTTTAATTGACATTTAAACATTTATacgttttaatttaatttttagataaaaatattgttccgattaagtttttttttattgatttaattgtCGGTTTTGACCTTAAATATTAGTTTTGAGCTAatgtgtataatttttttttagtcaattcatatacatttaaAAAGCTAACCACATTATATCCAAGTGTTCTTTTTCAAGACATTTACAATTGACTCACTAACCGTTGACAGGAGCAAATCATTATACTCACACATCACAAATATGGTTGCCCTTATGGACGGGCGAATTTAAGGCAGCAGACAGAGCCTTAGCTtccctaaaaatgaaaaatttgttATGCAActcattgaaaaatatttaatttataaattaatatattgtcgAATAACACTTTggttccaaaaataaaaataattttctttttaaaaataatataataatttaatacataataaattatattttaatctttaaaatttttaatttaatttcgaccctttttaaaaaaattctaaattcgcCATTGCACttaagattaaattataaattttttaaaaattaaaatataattttatcattataatataCTTACAATTTCATAATATCTAAagagaataaactaaaatttctccaGTTTTTAGGTCTGATGAATTGAAATGTATTGAAATTTAgtgatgattttaatattttattcatataaaatcAAAAGAATCTTTCTTTTCTTGAGAAAATTGACTTCTCAACCTTGGGAATTACTCACATTTGTTGACATTTGGTGtggtatgatttttttttaacatgcTGAAAAGACTGAATTTTGAGTTTTTCTATCACtaggatgatttttttttaattgttagaattaaaattatattaataatttttgtaaatgttgagggctaaaatttattaaattatttagaatttgaattaaaatgatgaattttgtaaattataaatgctaaatttgttgaattatttacaGTTAAAATTAAAGCGATCGAATGTGTAAACATTAaatggctaaatttgttattagattaataaaaaaagTCCACATAGCTTACCATCACTCATCTAATGACAATTAACGGGAAAGCGACTAAATTAtttcatttcaaaaaatttagtgactaaaataaaaaaaattaatagttaaagtgaccatttttatagtttatactaaaattttaatttaaccttGCGTTTGTTAGTGAAACAATATGGAATGGTGGGATTAAATTGGTAAATTAATCATCTTGTAGTCTAGTGGCGgagctaaaaattttattttaaggagtcggaattaaattgtatatttttataatagtaaatgtgcaatttcaccatttaaatagtctatatctttataattattaaaagattaaattaaaattttatcatttttagaaaagtcaaaatacaaatttaccgaaaaaaattttattttaggacAATCGAGTACCCTACTTGCCCCTAACTCCGCCAGTGtatataaagataaaaaataatttaataaaattttagacaATGAAGATAGTGACTTGTGCCAAACAAAGTTTATGGGAATCTTTTAATTTTGAGTACTAATACACTAATAGTAAGTGCTAGTTTATAGTCTTTTCTTTTGAAAAGTGAATAgagatgtaatttttaaaaagtttagtttaaaattgattaaaatacatCGTTAATTTctgtattttgataaaatttatgatttttatatttaaaatgacttgttttattgttaaagttaataaaaaatatttaaatttaattatgaaaatatataaataaaacattaatagGTAGGGGACCGGACTAGACCGGACCGGACTGGACCGGCTAGTAGCTAGGTAGCTTGGGGATTCATAGGGGAAATCTTTGGGGTTATGTTGTGTCTTGGTGGGTTCAGAAATTGACTCAAGCCTTTGAAGATTTATGTGTTTTGGGGACAATACATTGTCAATGGGATTTGTGCCTTTAATAGTAGTAATATACTATGGACAAAATGAAGGACCAAATAGACCCAAAtttctatacatatatatgtacgtACACAAATTCAAAATATAGAGACACACCATTCAATTAGGCAGTCAAGttgggataaattcatttttttaataatttttattatttttggataattttgggTTTAGTTTGTGTAATTTGAAATTGGATTAATTTCAAGTTCGAGccgtttaaattcttttttttttgttaataattgAATCAAGTTGATTGGATTAGGTTTTTAAGTTTCGAGTAATACTGACGTATCTAATGTattctatattatgtatgtattaatttttatcataattaTATATTGAGTACCGAAATAAGTGTACAAATTTTATGAGATTATATTCATAGATATacggtaaaagtattatggaagtCATTATATTAAGAGTTGAGTTGCATTTTGCCCCTCTTCTAGAAAATgagtagattagtttatttatattagattaaaaagtaaacgGATCCGTCagccatattaatttttaacagtaaaaatagatgtaatttttaatttaaaagaaacatTTTAATCTATTGAAAAgatttgatgatttgggttttgacATAAACTATATTGATAATCAAAGTTGATCAATTTGCATGATTTTCGGATCAGAAGAAACCCTTTTAGGGCATGTCAAAACCCAATCAAATCAGCTTCATCAATTATTAATTTCAAGATTGTAATTGAAGCAATgctacaaaataatattaatattaataatagaaaaaaaaacaacatttaATTATATTACGTTATTGTAATAGTTAgacataaaatgataaaatttgaagTCAACGGTTTTAATCGAAAGATTTTTTATGAATAATTGAAAAGAGATAGAGAagagtttcttcttcttcttttttttggtttaaaatagGAGCATGGAGCAATTCCGATATTTGTTTGCCTCGTTTTTCTTTACtctgatatttaaaaatattataaacccTATCAATGAGGTCTTGATATAACTGGCAAAGTTGTTGGAGCTTCGAACATTAAATACTTGGATTCGAGTTTCATCATTCACAATTATAATCTGTGGGTTTTGTTCAGTTCTTTTTAAATTTGTTCGGAATGATgatgaatttaacaatattaGATGtctgttgattgagtcttagctcaacTTACATCAACATTGTTACTAGTGCAGGAAGATATAGGTTCGAATGCACTGAaatgcattatcctcttatttaaagtTCGGGAAGGGATTATGGGTAGTTCTatatattgtataaaaaagaTAAGATATGATaagaacttataataaaattaattttaaaataaaaacaataccGGACTCCTAcatattttcagaaaaaaatataaaataacaataatattttcatctttttgGTATATTTCATCAAGGCATGATTAGCTGagaaaaacctttattttagtgtaaaaagaaaaaggaaaaaaaaaagaaagagctAAAGCAAAAAAGAACAGCATAACAAGAAAAAATTATTGTTGTCCCCAATCTAtataataaagtttttttttatttgtaataaaAGGCAGCCAAATTACACTCTTTTTTGCCTTTTCCTTTTCTCATTCCATCACAATGATTTTTCTTTCCTTCTAGAAACACTTTTGATTTATTAAGGGATCCAAAGGTTGAtttttttggattaatttattatttggtaCGTGAGTTTGATTTTAATAAGTTAAGTATCTAAATTTTTTTGGTTGTCTCGATTAAgtagttatgttttttttttactaaagcaCACATGCCAAACATTCTTTGGTTCACATGATGATGTTTCGGTCtaagtatcaaattaaacattgaagATAAACTTAGATACTAAATTTGacattaaccatttttatttcctTCGTAGAAATTAGAGGTGTATATGTGCCAAGTCTGGCCTAAAAAATGGGTATAACATTTTGTCCAAGCTCGGcccggataaaaatgttaaaacacaGGCTCTGTTCTGCCTGGCcgtattaatattttatataattttatttaaaatataatacatcaaaaatactaaaaatattaaaataaatgttttcccatcaaattaaaaataaattagaaaaactCTACTTAAATGTCttaaaaatgataacaaaattaacaataaaataagagttatacaatatctaaataataataacaaaatagtcacataatagtgaaattgtacaaaataatgaaaaaacaacaagaaaatagtaACAAAACAGTAAACATAAAAagcaattttctttttttgtatatTTGAGCTAGGTCAAGCTCGGGCAAAAAAACTTTACTTGAGACCTGACCCGTTTTAAACTAGCATTATTTTTGTCTAAACTCATTTTTCAAGCTTATacctttaatcaaattctcttaCTTTTCAGGTAGACTGAGATGCTTGGCCATGGATAGGTGTAGTAAAAACATATGAATCAAAGAAGGTTTTGCTTTAAGAGCCCCCCACCACTCACAAAACAACAAAGTTCCCATGAATTCtaatgtatgatttttttttccaacattttGTTGTCTGGTTTTTgttctgttttgttttttttactgtCTTGTAATGATCATAATGTGCATGTCTTTTCTTCCTGCCAAGGTGAATTTGGTTATTTGTTTGATTATGTTATAGCCTCATTGATAGCCATGGAAATGATCTAAAAGAAGCTTCAACAATTTTGCTTGTTAAAGATgggaaaaaaaagaggaaaaattaaagataaagataaagataaagataaaagAGAAAGGGTTTGACTGAAGAGCATTGGATTTGGAAGGGTAATCAAGTAATAATCAACAATAATTAAGGCTTTTGAATACCTATAATTGTCTACTAACCTTTTGCAAAGACAAAATTAGCTTAATCAAGAAGACAAATGCCACACATTCATTGGCCTATCAACCTTGATATTAAGGACCCTAATCTTTGATTATATCAACTAGCCTTACAACACTTGAAAAGTAGTCAAATTATGCATTATGACAAATTTAGTCATTAATGTTCAacgattcaaaaaaaattttaaattttatcatcaacttctcaaaaagagttgaattgttgttttttaacggaaatactaactaaaatgctaaaattttaaacatgacgATCTATGTATACTTAgtactagttttttttttataatttttaaattatttattgacatgATATACAAGACATGGTTTCATGTTATCATGGAATACATGTGGAACTTCGCGTCAACATCGTTAAGAACAGTTATTTAACTCGTTAATTGATCAAATTTAAGTCCAAAACTAAAGAACTAAAcaggctaaatttatcattatacctgatattatattcaatttaattaatttgtgtACATGGAACTTGGCTTTTTTTTGGTTGAAATTGGAGACTGACCTAACAAGCTGAAGAAAAATAGACTAGTCTTTGAAGGTATAAGCTACGAATGGAAAGTTGTGGATATAAGACAATGATACACAAGTCAAATACAAGCCAAAAAACATGTATGTTCTGTCCCAATCATTAATTTTTACTGTGTTGTTGTGGCATTACATGATTGACTTCCCATCTTATTTCAAGTTACTTTGTcactttcaatttttgttttcttgGTTTTAAAGCATTTTACCCTTTTCTTTATATAGATTCAGCATtggattttaagatttttttaaaaaagggaatGGAAACTAGATTGCATTGACACTAAAGGTAGGCAAAGTTTAGATTATTGTGTGGTTCAATGTCGTGTTCTTGTTAGTCATTCAAAATTATTGGTTAAAAAAACAACACCCAAAACTATTAAAGTCATGTAGGGCCATGCTAGACCTATTTATGAATCGAGTCTGGCCTATTGTGTAGGCTGGTAGTCACTTGTATAGGCCTAGCTCAAACTAGAAGGGATTTGAATAATCAGGGTTAAGAGTGGGTGAGTGTGATCtcgaataaaattaaaattaaccctgAATTTGAATAGCataaataacaacataaaatgAGCAAGGAGAGGAAAGATTTGTACAAGACAGGGCCAGTTTCAGAAATTTGTCGTATGATCAGATAAGTCTGACATGTCACAGATTTTTGTCTCAAAAGCAAAAGAACAGATGCAAATGCTTCTGTATAAGACCCGCAAATAGTACCATCATGTGCAACTGTTTTAACACCTACTCTGTAAACACTTCACACACTTGTACGTAggtgtgtgtgtatgtatgtatgtatgtatgcttgTAGCTGGGAACAAGCAAAGGAAAGCTTAATAGAACAAGGCAGATGAACTGAAGTATGAATACCGAATCCACCATGCACACCATGGAAATAGCAAAAATTTTCATCTTCAAACTGAAGTTAGTTTCGTTTTCTAATACATTGGTGCTGTCAGGTTTGTTGTtcacttcggtaatatttcttctTCGAGACTGCCTGCAGGGGCTATCGAATGTTTGTTTTGATGTTAGCAGCAACACCGAATTTGAAACCGAATTACCAAAGGTTCGAATAATTCAGTACTTGATCTCATATTCTGCTGAATCTCCCAAATCTAGTTTATCCCATCGATCGTTCTCAATATATGTTAGTGTCCAAATGGCACCAATTAGATGGAAAACTCCATTAA
This window encodes:
- the LOC107957977 gene encoding uncharacterized protein isoform X1; protein product: MEPFGHRRPKISSFSDDLNFTHFQLSSTRGNKQVQKQRKFPNLTSDSATSISNSKDQDQLMFELGLRSSKQSSGIPMKKLLAREMSKEIESRRRSSSVIARLMGLDGLPPEQKRAEGAGFYNRRSSRRNLKEEPEFKDVFEVSKMERSGGGYSSLGTVNSKLSDAEVAFIQQKFMEAKRFSTDEKLRDSEEFDDTLEVLNSNTDLLLKFLEQPDSLFAKHLHDLQGVPSQFHCGRISVMKSSRTLNNDDGQSKHRSKSPQGHHLYGKYTAPNRPESPMFQLDEKNEPTILPTRIVVLKPNLGKSRNSTRNASSPCYSHHFPSEGIEHLEISGIESRETEIWRKKKVQQDIGFSRHNSRESREMAKEITRQIKNSFNDGSMKISTSKFRGYAGDESSCDASGSESTNDSDVTSSYRDKQHRRLSSRSSESLVSREAKKRLSERWKLTHGSQEVQMVSRGSTLGEMLAISDRETSSANSSSSVVGEGCSKIGDSSRPAVWNEPLGISSRDGWKDGCLGNLSRSRSVPASSTDFGSPRIGTRHGSLRRDKYVIPKAVKGNFNPREASLVTSNQRSRGNKSRFSSSSSSSIKENSDTSPDFVITPHQSSGESASIAMDSSSVLENTLEVNDPKKPSDTELSAPPSVNADVSSGDVCNLEPKEPSVSELGSRAGSKEGDQPSPISVIEAPFADDLSSGSECFESISADLHGLRMQLQLLKLETEAYEEGTMLLSSDDGGDRVSIQLATAEKNLESVYIVDVLVDSGINGADLDTFLATWHSPECPVNPTVFEELEKKYHNLNSWSRAERRLMFDRINLELLEIHQQYTDQFPWIKKLVRKIIPKWNILELEDSLHKSLVSENKKPDMDTEVCEWSNLRDDIDVIGKEIERLLVDELVGEVVVWV
- the LOC107957977 gene encoding uncharacterized protein isoform X2, whose product is MFELGLRSSKQSSGIPMKKLLAREMSKEIESRRRSSSVIARLMGLDGLPPEQKRAEGAGFYNRRSSRRNLKEEPEFKDVFEVSKMERSGGGYSSLGTVNSKLSDAEVAFIQQKFMEAKRFSTDEKLRDSEEFDDTLEVLNSNTDLLLKFLEQPDSLFAKHLHDLQGVPSQFHCGRISVMKSSRTLNNDDGQSKHRSKSPQGHHLYGKYTAPNRPESPMFQLDEKNEPTILPTRIVVLKPNLGKSRNSTRNASSPCYSHHFPSEGIEHLEISGIESRETEIWRKKKVQQDIGFSRHNSRESREMAKEITRQIKNSFNDGSMKISTSKFRGYAGDESSCDASGSESTNDSDVTSSYRDKQHRRLSSRSSESLVSREAKKRLSERWKLTHGSQEVQMVSRGSTLGEMLAISDRETSSANSSSSVVGEGCSKIGDSSRPAVWNEPLGISSRDGWKDGCLGNLSRSRSVPASSTDFGSPRIGTRHGSLRRDKYVIPKAVKGNFNPREASLVTSNQRSRGNKSRFSSSSSSSIKENSDTSPDFVITPHQSSGESASIAMDSSSVLENTLEVNDPKKPSDTELSAPPSVNADVSSGDVCNLEPKEPSVSELGSRAGSKEGDQPSPISVIEAPFADDLSSGSECFESISADLHGLRMQLQLLKLETEAYEEGTMLLSSDDGGDRVSIQLATAEKNLESVYIVDVLVDSGINGADLDTFLATWHSPECPVNPTVFEELEKKYHNLNSWSRAERRLMFDRINLELLEIHQQYTDQFPWIKKLVRKIIPKWNILELEDSLHKSLVSENKKPDMDTEVCEWSNLRDDIDVIGKEIERLLVDELVGEVVVWV